TCTACTCCGACTTCTGAGCCTTCCAAATTGAGGCTTAGTTTGTCGCCTGACGTCTCGTCCTCATCGTCCAATTCTCTCATTTCAATTTCCTGCTCGTCACCGCTAAGGATCTTAACATCCATACCTAGGGACTGCAGTTCTTTGATCAATACCTTGAACGACTCAGGAACACCTGGTTCCGGTACATTTTCACCTTTGACAATGGATTCGTACGTCTTCACGCGACCAACCACGTCATCGGATTTTACGGTCAAAATTTCTTGCAATGTATATGCAGCACCGTAAGCTTCAAGCGCCCACACTTCCATCTCCCCGAAACGCTGTCCACCAAACTGAGCTTTACCACCCAGTGGCTGTTGCGTAACTAGTGAGTAAGGACCTGTTGAACGGGCGTGAATCTTATCATCAACCATGTGCGCAAGTTTGATCATATGCATGACGCCGACAGTAACTTCACGTTCGAAGCGTTCGCCTGTCCGGCCATCGTACAATATAGTCTTACCATTACGCTGCATGCCAGCTTCTTCCATCGTATCAAACACGTCATACTCACGTGCTCCGTCGAATACCGGCGTTGCAATGTGAATACCCAGACGCAATGCGGCCATACCAATATGGACCTCAAGCACCTGTCCGATGTTCATACGAGAAGGAACGCCTAGAGGGTTAAGAACAACCTGTACTGGCGTACCGTCCGGAAGGAACGGCATATCTTCTTCTGGCAAGATACGGGCAACGACACCCTTGTTACCGTGACGTCCGGCCATTTTGTCACCTTCAGAGATCTTACGTTTCTGAGCGATGTAGACACGAACCAATTGATTTACACCTGGAGGCAGTTCATCACCATTCTCACGCGTAAATACTTTAACGTCTACGATAATACCATCACTACCGTGAGGAACGCGTAAAGAGGTATCCCGTACTTCACGTGCTTTCTCACCAAAGATAGCGTGAAGGAGACGTTCTTCTGCTGTTAGTTCTGTTACACCCTTCGGAGTAACCTTACCAACCAGAATGTCACCAGCGCTGATTTCCGCACCGATACGGATGATTCCGCGCTCATCAAGATTGCGCAGAGCCTCTTCGCCCACGTTCGGAATATCACGTGTGATTTCTTCAGGTCCCAGTTTAGTGTCACGAGCTTCAGATTCGTATTCCTCGATATGAATCGAAGTGTATACATCTTCCTTAACAAGCTTCTCACTTAACAGGATCGCATCCTCGTAGTTGTAACCTTCCCAAGTCATGAACGCAACGACTACGTTGCGACCAAGAGCGAGTTCGCCCATTTCTGTGGAAGGACCATCTGCCAGGATATCACCTTTCTTAACAATGTCCCCTCTTTTAGCTAGAGGACGTTGGTTAATACAGGTACCTTGGTTAGAACGCATAAATTTGTGTAATTTATATTTTACGATATCGCCTTTAACTTCCTTGCCTTCGACAGTTTCAACCCGGCGTAGCCAAATTTCATTAGCTGAAGAACGTTCGATAATACCGTCATACTTGGAAACAACACATACGCCAGAATCCTTAGCGGATTTATGTTCCATCCCTGTTCCGACCAGCGGAGCTTTAGGAATTAGAAGCGGAACGGCTTGACGTTGCATGTTTGATCCCATCAGTGCGCGGTTGGAGTCATCGTTCTCAAGGAACGGAATGAGCGCCGTAGCGACGGATACGACCTGTTTAGGCGAAACGTCCATGTAATCTACGCGATTACTTGGCATCGTTGTAATGTTGTCTGAGTCTTTGTTGTAACGAACGATTACCATGTCTTCCTTAAAGGAACCCTCTTCATCGATCAATACATTAGCCTGAGCAACTACATAATTATCTTCCTCATCAGCAGTCAGATAATCGATTTGTTCAGTTACCTTACCTGTCTTTGGATCTACCCAACGATACGGCGCTTCAATAAAGCCGTATTCATTGATGCGAGCAAAGGTAGACAAGGAGTTGATCAACCCGATGTTCGGACCTTCCGGCGTTTCAATTGGACACATCCGGCCGTAGTGACTGTGATGGACGTCACGAACTTCAAAGCCCGCGCGTTCACGCGTCAGACCACCAGGTCCGAGTGCAGACAGACGACGTTTATGCGTAAGTTCCGCAAGTGGGTTCGTCTGGTCCATAAACTGAGACAACTGGGAGCTACCGAAGAACTCTTTAATGGACGCGATAACTGGACGAATATTGATCAGAGCCTGAGGCGTAATTGCATTAGCATCCTGAATCGACATTCTCTCGCGTACAACGCGTTCCATACGGGACAAACCGATACGGAACTGATTCTGCAGAAGTTCACCTACAGAACGCAGACGACGGTTACCCAAGTGGTCAATATCATCGGTATTACCAATTCCGTGAAGCAAATTAATAAAGTAGCTGATCGAGGATATAATATCAGCTTGAGTAATATGCTTAACAGATTTGTCGATATTGCCATTAGCGATCAGCTTAATAACTCGACCTTCTTCGATTGGTGAGAATACGTCAATCGTTTGAAGCGGAATATCTTCACTGTCCATAACCCCGCCAGTAACACGGTAGTTCTTAAAGGCAACATTCTTTTCAAAATAAGGAATCAATTCATCAAGCAGTCTGCGATCGACCATTTGGCCGGATTCTGCCAGGATTTCTCCTGTAGATTCGTCAACCAAAGGCTGAGCAAGACGTTGATTGAAAAGACGGTTCTTGATGTGCAACTTTTTATTGATTTTGTAACGGCCTACATTAGCTAGGTCGTAGCGTTTTGGATCAAAGAAACGCGCGACCAGCAAACTTTTGGCATTGTCAAGTGTCGGCGGTTCGCCCGGACGCAAACGCTCGTAAATTTCAATAAGCGCCTTCTCCGTGGAGTCCGTGTTGTCTTTATCCAGCGTATTGCGAATATATTCATCATTGCCAAGCAATTCCAGAATTTCGGCATCACTACCGAAACCGAGAGCACGCAAAAGTACGGTAACAGGAATTTTACGAGTCCGATCAATACGAACATACATAATATCCTTAGCGTCGGTCTCAAGTTCCAACCAGGCTCCGCGGTTCGGGATTACTGTGGCGGTGTAGGTTTTTTTGCCGTTCTTATCCACTTTTGTGCTGAAATAGACGCTTGGAGAGCGAACCAACTGGCTGACAATAACCCGTTCCGCACCGTTAATAATAAAAGTGCCGGTCTCCGTCATCAGCGGGAAATCTCCCATGAACACTTCCTGCTCTTTGACCTCACCGGTCTCCTTATTAATGAGCCGCACCTTTACACGCAGAGGAGCCGCATACGTTACGTCCCGCTCTTTAGCGTCGTCAACCGTATATTTCGGTTCACCCAGGCTGTAATCAATGAACTCTAGTACCAAATTACCTGTGAAATCCTGGATCGGCGAGATGTCCTGAAACATTTCCCGCAATCCTTCCTCCAAAAACCAATCATAAGATTTTTGTTGGATCTCGATCAGGTTCGGGACCTCGAGTACCTCGTTAATTCTCGCATAGCTCCGCCGAGTGCGTCGACCATACTGAACAAGATGTCCTGCCAACTTTACTCACCCCTCATGTCTACTCACTTAAAAATTGATTGCGAACCCTTGTTTGGAACCGTATAATGGAACCATACTACAAGGATTCAGTCATAAATAAAAGAAAAGCCCTTATCGAAATCTTCGAAAAAAGAGCGCACTTATCCATGACCAAAATACTCCTTATCCAGTAGATTTGCCCAAAACGTACATATTATACGTCACCAAGCAACAGTTTATGCGCTATTATCTATTACCGCGTAGCACCCGCTACGCCAGAGCATAGAGAACCAATTCGCAAAAAACTTGCCGTACGGCATGCGCTAGCCGGCGACAATATATCGCTTGACATTTTCAGCAAACTAAAGACATGGAGCCTATCTTAATACTGACATTTTATAATAATACCATTATCACTATCACATGTCAATAACCTATTGATTTTTATTTTTGAGCTTTAATAATCCGATAACCTTTGTCTTTCCCCACTTCTTCCACCACCCGGAACAAGCTTTCAAGTTTAGCTACCGCTGACGGAGCGCCCTGCTTTTTCTGGATTACAATCCACAGATAGCCACCTTCATTTAAATGATCATAAGCTTCTTCAAAAATCTGATGCACGACAGCTTTTCCCGCACGTATCGGAGGATTGGTAAGAATCACATCGAACTTTTGCTGCTCATTCAATGCGCCGAGCACATCGCTTTCCATTACCGTAACATTCCGGATTCCATTGTGCTGAGCATTCTCACGCGCCAGTTCTACCGCACGACTGTTAATATCAATCATCGTTACTTGCCCTTTGGGGGCTAGGTATGCTGCACTAATGCCTATCGGTCCATATCCGCAACCCACATCAAGTACTGCTGAACCGTCTGGAATAATTATAGCTTCAATGAGAACTCGGCTACCGTAGTCGATGTCTCCTTTAGAGAACACACCCGCATCGCTCGTAAAACGAAAGCTTTTGCCT
The window above is part of the Paenibacillus sp. FSL K6-0276 genome. Proteins encoded here:
- a CDS encoding class I SAM-dependent methyltransferase, which encodes MSQHYYSQQPEVRHDRRTIDTVLRGKSFRFTSDAGVFSKGDIDYGSRVLIEAIIIPDGSAVLDVGCGYGPIGISAAYLAPKGQVTMIDINSRAVELARENAQHNGIRNVTVMESDVLGALNEQQKFDVILTNPPIRAGKAVVHQIFEEAYDHLNEGGYLWIVIQKKQGAPSAVAKLESLFRVVEEVGKDKGYRIIKAQK
- the rpoB gene encoding DNA-directed RNA polymerase subunit beta, encoding MAGHLVQYGRRTRRSYARINEVLEVPNLIEIQQKSYDWFLEEGLREMFQDISPIQDFTGNLVLEFIDYSLGEPKYTVDDAKERDVTYAAPLRVKVRLINKETGEVKEQEVFMGDFPLMTETGTFIINGAERVIVSQLVRSPSVYFSTKVDKNGKKTYTATVIPNRGAWLELETDAKDIMYVRIDRTRKIPVTVLLRALGFGSDAEILELLGNDEYIRNTLDKDNTDSTEKALIEIYERLRPGEPPTLDNAKSLLVARFFDPKRYDLANVGRYKINKKLHIKNRLFNQRLAQPLVDESTGEILAESGQMVDRRLLDELIPYFEKNVAFKNYRVTGGVMDSEDIPLQTIDVFSPIEEGRVIKLIANGNIDKSVKHITQADIISSISYFINLLHGIGNTDDIDHLGNRRLRSVGELLQNQFRIGLSRMERVVRERMSIQDANAITPQALINIRPVIASIKEFFGSSQLSQFMDQTNPLAELTHKRRLSALGPGGLTRERAGFEVRDVHHSHYGRMCPIETPEGPNIGLINSLSTFARINEYGFIEAPYRWVDPKTGKVTEQIDYLTADEEDNYVVAQANVLIDEEGSFKEDMVIVRYNKDSDNITTMPSNRVDYMDVSPKQVVSVATALIPFLENDDSNRALMGSNMQRQAVPLLIPKAPLVGTGMEHKSAKDSGVCVVSKYDGIIERSSANEIWLRRVETVEGKEVKGDIVKYKLHKFMRSNQGTCINQRPLAKRGDIVKKGDILADGPSTEMGELALGRNVVVAFMTWEGYNYEDAILLSEKLVKEDVYTSIHIEEYESEARDTKLGPEEITRDIPNVGEEALRNLDERGIIRIGAEISAGDILVGKVTPKGVTELTAEERLLHAIFGEKAREVRDTSLRVPHGSDGIIVDVKVFTRENGDELPPGVNQLVRVYIAQKRKISEGDKMAGRHGNKGVVARILPEEDMPFLPDGTPVQVVLNPLGVPSRMNIGQVLEVHIGMAALRLGIHIATPVFDGAREYDVFDTMEEAGMQRNGKTILYDGRTGERFEREVTVGVMHMIKLAHMVDDKIHARSTGPYSLVTQQPLGGKAQFGGQRFGEMEVWALEAYGAAYTLQEILTVKSDDVVGRVKTYESIVKGENVPEPGVPESFKVLIKELQSLGMDVKILSGDEQEIEMRELDDEDETSGDKLSLNLEGSEVGVE